Proteins from one Loktanella sp. M215 genomic window:
- a CDS encoding FAS1-like dehydratase domain-containing protein has protein sequence MQEAAKDWIGRTRTMTDVITPRLLAEFRVMLGDRCGPGELPAGFMWCLAPDIHDAQELGRDGHPRLGLFLPDLSLPRRMWAGGEVRYSAPFALHDTVTRTSTITDVTFKQGRSGDLGFVAVEHVYDSVRGPCVSERHDIVYRSDPDPDRPAATPPAGDAWAALHAWRVTPDTVMLFRYSAMTFNGHRVHYDLPYAQDIEGYPGLVVHGPMQATWLQNLAASIFGAHPGVFRYRGLSPLFVGQPVTIEAIDSEAGLDLRVRRDADGVVTMQASAERG, from the coding sequence ATGCAAGAGGCAGCGAAGGACTGGATCGGTCGGACCCGCACCATGACGGATGTCATCACGCCGCGCCTTCTGGCGGAATTCCGCGTCATGCTGGGGGACCGCTGCGGCCCGGGCGAACTCCCTGCCGGATTCATGTGGTGCCTCGCGCCGGACATCCATGACGCTCAGGAGCTGGGCCGCGACGGGCACCCGCGGCTGGGCCTTTTCCTGCCGGACCTGTCCTTGCCGCGCCGCATGTGGGCGGGTGGAGAGGTGCGTTACAGTGCCCCGTTCGCACTGCACGACACGGTCACGCGGACCTCGACGATCACGGACGTAACCTTCAAACAGGGGCGCAGCGGCGATCTGGGCTTCGTCGCAGTCGAACATGTCTACGATAGCGTCCGCGGCCCCTGCGTGTCGGAACGCCATGACATTGTCTATCGGTCCGATCCCGATCCGGACCGGCCCGCTGCGACGCCACCTGCGGGCGATGCTTGGGCCGCTCTTCACGCTTGGCGTGTGACGCCCGATACGGTCATGCTGTTTCGTTATTCCGCGATGACCTTCAACGGCCACCGCGTCCATTACGACCTGCCTTACGCTCAGGATATCGAGGGCTATCCCGGTCTGGTGGTGCATGGCCCGATGCAGGCGACATGGCTGCAAAATCTCGCCGCCAGCATCTTCGGCGCGCATCCCGGCGTCTTTCGCTACCGCGGCCTGTCGCCGCTGTTTGTCGGCCAGCCCGTCACGATCGAGGCGATCGACAGCGAGGCCGGGCTGGACCTGCGCGTGCGCCGCGATGCCGACGGTGTCGTCACGATGCAGGCCAGCGCCGAACGCGGCTGA
- a CDS encoding YaeQ family protein, which produces MAQKATIYKVELSVSDMDRHYYETHKLTVARHPSETDERLMVRLVAFALNAHEHLEMTKGLSTDDEPDIWQKSLSGELDVWVALGLPSEKVVRQSCGKAGKVIIYPYGGRTADVWWDKIKNSTTRFDNLQVFNLSETDTGELAKLASRAMKLQVNIQDGEVMVSVGDHIVYVHPVAWKTAA; this is translated from the coding sequence ATGGCGCAAAAGGCCACCATCTACAAAGTCGAACTGTCCGTCTCGGACATGGATCGACACTATTACGAGACCCACAAGCTGACCGTTGCCAGACATCCGTCTGAGACGGACGAGCGGCTGATGGTGCGCCTCGTCGCCTTTGCCCTGAATGCCCACGAGCATCTGGAAATGACGAAGGGCCTATCGACGGACGACGAGCCGGACATCTGGCAGAAAAGCCTGAGCGGCGAGCTTGATGTCTGGGTGGCTTTGGGGCTGCCCAGCGAGAAGGTCGTGCGTCAATCCTGCGGCAAGGCCGGCAAGGTCATCATCTATCCCTACGGCGGCCGGACGGCGGACGTCTGGTGGGACAAGATCAAGAACAGCACAACGCGTTTCGACAACCTGCAGGTCTTCAATCTCTCCGAGACGGATACGGGCGAACTGGCCAAGTTGGCCAGCCGCGCGATGAAGCTGCAGGTCAACATTCAGGACGGCGAAGTCATGGTCAGCGTCGGCGATCACATCGTTTATGTGCATCCGGTCGCATGGAAAACCGCCGCCTGA
- a CDS encoding sensor histidine kinase, translating to MGREIRNVSQPCTLTGEGDFMCQLKDFADATIQSITQRVVTYTAALVLAGFYYSVQLAMANAVLVIVSEIYDYSVLRRIVRWDGKGAKTARSLYIQLMVATVISAINIIFYAIGIALIQGPGSHFISLFFLFSAAIFAAMSNHQVMSVLVLRLTAYGLAFVFIPVYDVYTTGAGIHSELWAQLFASFFVLYFVVDCSRIHRALYRQSKLQLDELRDQQKTTTDALRIKTDFLSTMSHELRTPLTSIRGSIDIIGSGHFGELPDRIRSVVSIAQRNCGILITLINDILDLQKIEFGNMNYNMEKLDIVDLINHSISVNAPYADQLGVTLDFDGKSKPVFVHGDFQRLSQVLSNILSNAAKFSPRDSTVKITVFEHVGRIRISVRDTGIGLEESEAPKVFDRFSQIDASESRNFSGTGLGMNISRRIMEAHDGLIGYTKNSGPGTTFFVELDKARQSEVLPPSLQIDDLSASRLNHFTARSAARQVKDTAS from the coding sequence GTGGGACGTGAAATACGAAACGTATCGCAACCTTGCACCTTGACCGGTGAGGGCGACTTCATGTGTCAGCTGAAGGATTTTGCAGACGCCACGATCCAATCGATTACGCAACGAGTCGTCACCTACACGGCTGCGTTGGTCTTGGCCGGCTTTTACTACAGCGTCCAGCTTGCGATGGCCAATGCTGTCTTGGTGATCGTGTCAGAGATTTATGATTATTCCGTCTTGCGCAGAATAGTCCGGTGGGATGGCAAAGGTGCCAAGACTGCCAGATCGCTTTATATCCAGCTCATGGTTGCGACTGTGATCAGTGCGATCAACATTATCTTCTATGCTATCGGTATTGCGCTGATCCAGGGGCCGGGATCGCACTTCATATCTCTTTTCTTTCTGTTTTCAGCCGCCATTTTTGCCGCCATGAGCAATCATCAGGTCATGTCCGTCCTGGTCCTGAGGCTGACGGCCTACGGACTCGCGTTCGTGTTTATTCCTGTATATGACGTCTACACGACCGGGGCCGGTATTCACTCCGAGCTGTGGGCGCAGCTTTTCGCATCGTTTTTCGTGCTGTATTTCGTTGTGGATTGTTCTCGGATCCACCGCGCCCTTTATCGCCAGTCCAAGCTTCAACTGGATGAATTGCGAGATCAGCAGAAAACGACAACCGATGCGCTCCGGATCAAGACGGATTTCCTCTCAACCATGAGTCACGAGCTGCGCACGCCACTGACATCCATCCGCGGCAGCATCGATATCATCGGCTCTGGCCATTTTGGCGAACTGCCGGATCGGATCAGATCCGTGGTGAGTATTGCACAGCGAAATTGTGGTATCCTGATTACGCTTATCAATGATATTCTCGATTTGCAGAAAATCGAGTTCGGGAATATGAATTACAACATGGAAAAACTGGATATCGTCGATCTGATCAATCATTCGATATCTGTCAATGCGCCCTATGCCGATCAACTGGGTGTCACGCTGGATTTCGATGGCAAATCCAAGCCAGTGTTTGTTCATGGCGATTTTCAGAGGCTGTCACAGGTCCTATCGAACATTCTGTCGAATGCAGCCAAGTTTTCACCGCGCGACAGCACGGTCAAGATCACGGTCTTCGAACATGTGGGACGGATCCGAATTTCTGTCCGCGACACTGGTATCGGGCTCGAGGAATCGGAGGCGCCGAAGGTCTTTGATCGCTTCAGTCAGATCGACGCCTCGGAATCCCGGAATTTCAGCGGTACCGGGTTAGGCATGAATATCTCTCGTCGCATTATGGAAGCGCATGACGGGCTGATCGGTTATACAAAGAACAGCGGCCCCGGAACGACGTTTTTCGTGGAACTGGACAAGGCGCGTCAATCCGAAGTCCTGCCGCCATCACTTCAGATCGATGATCTGAGTGCATCGCGTCTCAATCACTTCACCGCCCGGTCCGCTGCACGCCAGGTGAAAGACACCGCCAGCTAA
- a CDS encoding plasmid partitioning protein RepB C-terminal domain-containing protein: MPDDDQDIAQKHVTLIPTDRIRILNPRVRNRRTFEEMVKNIAKIGLKRPIALAQRARTDPIEYDLVCGQGRLEAFMALQQDAIPAIIIDADESDCLVISLVENCARRQHAPVDLMREINNLRKRGYNDRQIANKIGVTPDYVGMIAGLLKRGEERLVSAVETGLLPLNLAIDILKTDAEGGQRALMDAYTQKELRGKKLAAVRRLIQQRDAQGPHLHRNRYGRSDGTKRLLTSDALVRAYQQEAERQKVMIKKAELTQGRLMFVVEAFRALKGDDQFLTLLRAGGLDTLPTYLGQSLDAGAAE; the protein is encoded by the coding sequence ATGCCCGACGACGACCAAGACATTGCCCAGAAACACGTCACGCTTATCCCCACCGACCGAATTCGCATCCTCAACCCCCGTGTGCGCAACCGGCGCACTTTTGAGGAAATGGTCAAGAACATCGCGAAGATCGGTCTGAAGCGACCAATCGCCTTGGCGCAGCGTGCGCGAACCGACCCTATCGAATATGACCTCGTCTGTGGACAAGGGCGGCTTGAGGCGTTCATGGCGCTTCAGCAGGATGCCATACCGGCCATTATTATCGACGCCGACGAGAGCGACTGCCTCGTCATAAGCCTCGTGGAGAACTGTGCGCGACGGCAGCACGCGCCCGTAGACCTGATGCGCGAGATCAACAATCTGCGCAAACGCGGCTACAATGATCGCCAGATCGCAAACAAGATCGGCGTCACGCCAGACTATGTCGGCATGATCGCGGGGCTGCTGAAGCGCGGGGAAGAACGGCTGGTCTCGGCTGTGGAAACCGGTCTTCTGCCGCTGAACCTCGCCATCGACATTTTAAAGACAGATGCCGAGGGCGGACAGCGCGCTTTGATGGACGCCTATACCCAGAAAGAGCTGCGCGGCAAGAAACTGGCCGCCGTGCGCCGCCTTATCCAGCAGCGCGATGCACAGGGTCCGCACCTTCATCGCAACCGCTACGGCAGAAGCGACGGCACCAAGCGCCTCCTGACCAGCGACGCGCTTGTGCGTGCCTATCAGCAGGAAGCTGAACGCCAGAAGGTGATGATCAAGAAGGCCGAACTGACGCAGGGCCGCCTGATGTTCGTTGTGGAAGCGTTTCGCGCGCTGAAGGGCGATGACCAATTCCTGACGCTCTTGCGCGCGGGGGGGCTGGATACGCTGCCCACCTATCTTGGGCAATCACTGGATGCGGGAGCGGCAGAATGA
- a CDS encoding glycosyltransferase, translating into MTPDRDVRTVVVIPARNEAARIGACLTALAQQQALDMAVVLVANNCNDGTETIARACAASTGLRLEVLSATLGSGAGVGTARRMGCDHALRIWPDADAVLSTDADCLTGADWIARNRHHLARVAAVCGRVAPMAEELFVLEDMDVSLAEMEGLYEALVTAFYRLHRPGPLGLDGDHGHAAGASLAVHRTVYQAVGGFADLVTGEDRDLVRRLKATGHDVFHAGDVIVRASCRLDGRAQDGMSAALRARADQTDYLIDDALPPAQNLIAAVDRGMLGPWPLLVAPQNRLRARDLAPHIAILEEAMRNL; encoded by the coding sequence GTGACACCTGATCGCGATGTCAGGACCGTCGTCGTCATACCCGCGCGCAATGAGGCGGCGCGCATCGGCGCCTGCCTGACGGCGCTGGCGCAACAGCAGGCGCTGGATATGGCCGTCGTGCTGGTGGCCAACAATTGCAACGACGGGACAGAAACCATCGCCCGCGCCTGCGCCGCATCCACAGGACTCCGACTGGAGGTCCTCAGTGCGACCCTCGGGTCCGGCGCAGGAGTCGGTACGGCGCGGCGGATGGGCTGCGATCATGCCTTGCGCATTTGGCCCGATGCGGACGCGGTGCTGTCCACCGATGCCGACTGCTTGACCGGCGCGGACTGGATCGCCCGAAACCGGCACCATCTGGCGCGTGTCGCGGCGGTCTGCGGACGGGTCGCGCCCATGGCAGAGGAGCTTTTCGTGCTGGAGGACATGGATGTGTCCCTTGCTGAGATGGAGGGCCTTTATGAGGCGCTCGTCACAGCGTTCTACCGCCTTCATCGGCCCGGCCCCTTGGGTCTTGATGGCGATCATGGACATGCGGCTGGCGCCAGTCTGGCGGTGCATCGCACCGTCTATCAAGCGGTTGGCGGATTTGCAGATTTGGTCACCGGCGAGGACCGCGATCTTGTGCGTCGCCTGAAAGCCACGGGACACGATGTGTTTCACGCCGGCGATGTGATCGTCAGAGCATCGTGTCGACTGGACGGTCGGGCACAGGATGGCATGTCAGCGGCCTTGCGGGCCCGGGCCGATCAAACCGACTATCTGATCGACGACGCGCTACCACCTGCGCAGAACCTGATCGCAGCGGTCGATCGCGGGATGCTTGGACCATGGCCCCTGTTGGTGGCCCCGCAGAACCGGCTCCGCGCGCGCGACTTGGCACCGCACATCGCAATCCTCGAGGAAGCGATGCGCAATTTGTGA
- a CDS encoding SAM-dependent methyltransferase: MSSVLDHLETLYADTDDPWHFATSPYEQAKFRATRKALTRDRYRSALEIGCGNGALARHLAPLCDTYTGIDAIERAVIAARRDVPHARFLQEVYPCALPVAAPDLIVLSEVLYFLTPQTIARLACDLVAIAPGAEILCVTYLGETAQALQGVDALAAFHAVLPLRRIVDTGTYRIDRGVVGRAAP, encoded by the coding sequence ATGTCGTCGGTCCTTGACCATCTGGAAACGCTCTACGCCGACACCGACGACCCGTGGCATTTCGCGACCAGCCCCTATGAGCAGGCCAAGTTCAGGGCCACGCGCAAGGCCCTGACGCGCGACCGCTACCGGTCCGCATTAGAGATCGGCTGCGGCAACGGCGCACTGGCACGGCATCTCGCGCCTCTGTGCGACACCTATACCGGTATCGATGCGATAGAACGGGCCGTGATCGCGGCACGCAGGGACGTCCCGCATGCGCGGTTTCTGCAGGAAGTCTATCCCTGTGCCTTGCCCGTCGCGGCACCTGACCTGATCGTGCTGTCTGAGGTTCTTTATTTCCTGACGCCACAGACGATTGCCCGACTGGCCTGCGACCTTGTGGCAATCGCCCCCGGGGCAGAGATCCTATGCGTGACCTATCTTGGCGAGACGGCGCAGGCCTTGCAGGGCGTTGATGCACTGGCGGCGTTTCATGCTGTCTTGCCGCTGCGGCGGATCGTCGATACGGGCACCTATCGGATCGACCGTGGCGTCGTTGGGCGCGCTGCACCGTGA
- a CDS encoding PIG-L deacetylase family protein — MTPDLPRVSAESLTGGAPIVVLAPHPDDESLGCGALLAHAFDNHGAHVICMTDGGGSHPGSTDWPADRLAAMRWQELSHAIVRLGGMPTDMTWLGHPDGWLGLQDADRIVADIVAVCHDRGVQHLFAPAPEDHHEDHRTTACIAQRVALAMPDLTLFSYPVWSRWDDPDLLDHVADRHPVALESAAWRARKVLAIAAHRTQRGLVVDDDPAGFRLPQAFIDAFATEPEIFWRAA, encoded by the coding sequence ATGACCCCGGATCTGCCACGCGTTTCGGCCGAGAGCCTGACTGGCGGCGCGCCCATCGTGGTGCTCGCCCCGCATCCCGACGACGAAAGTCTCGGCTGCGGTGCCCTGCTGGCCCATGCCTTCGACAATCACGGCGCGCATGTCATCTGCATGACGGATGGCGGCGGCTCTCATCCCGGATCGACCGATTGGCCCGCCGACCGGCTGGCGGCGATGCGCTGGCAGGAGTTGTCGCATGCCATCGTGCGGCTGGGCGGGATGCCAACCGACATGACCTGGCTTGGCCATCCGGACGGTTGGCTGGGCCTGCAGGACGCGGACCGGATCGTTGCTGACATCGTGGCGGTCTGCCACGACCGCGGCGTGCAGCACCTGTTCGCCCCGGCGCCGGAGGATCATCACGAGGATCACCGCACGACCGCGTGCATTGCACAGCGGGTCGCACTTGCGATGCCGGACCTCACGCTCTTCAGCTATCCGGTCTGGAGCAGGTGGGACGATCCCGATCTTCTGGATCACGTGGCCGATCGCCATCCCGTGGCCTTGGAATCCGCCGCGTGGCGCGCACGCAAGGTCCTTGCCATCGCGGCGCATCGCACCCAGCGCGGGCTGGTGGTCGACGACGACCCGGCCGGGTTTCGTCTGCCACAGGCGTTCATCGACGCCTTCGCGACCGAACCCGAAATCTTCTGGCGGGCCGCCTGA
- a CDS encoding acyl-CoA dehydrogenase has translation MLIAHDHAPATSDPIGALPEADQTLAVAKALDAAAAAEETGHTGIGGSLKVVRAAGWLDDDGTVSPARTVQRLQRVAAANLPVGRLWEGHMNALYLAGIHGDAAAQAAVRSLAADGAILGVWGADGAVQVAPGQNDRLVGDKTFASGLGTVTHAIVTVSSGLAVRLGLIDVRDGGRADAQTWQMLGMRATASGRFDTSGIALQDVIWLGAPGAYVTEPHFIGGVWRIAALQVGAALGLLEAAADGLRARDRLSAPAQMARLSSVAIRAMAAAALVTRAARAAAPDADGAAHRAPILSAAARLATEEVALDAIRAVEQSVGLAHFADGAVTGRKARDLSVYLRQAARDAFQTRVGEACFNEERTLWDFI, from the coding sequence ATGCTCATCGCGCATGACCATGCTCCCGCCACTTCTGACCCGATCGGCGCTTTGCCGGAGGCCGATCAGACCTTGGCCGTAGCCAAGGCGCTCGACGCTGCCGCTGCAGCCGAGGAGACGGGCCATACTGGTATCGGCGGGTCGCTTAAGGTTGTGCGCGCGGCAGGCTGGCTGGACGACGACGGGACGGTCAGCCCCGCCAGAACCGTGCAGCGTCTGCAGCGTGTGGCTGCGGCCAACCTGCCGGTCGGACGCCTGTGGGAAGGTCATATGAACGCGCTATACCTTGCGGGTATTCACGGTGATGCCGCAGCACAAGCCGCCGTGCGGTCCCTTGCCGCCGACGGTGCCATCCTTGGCGTCTGGGGCGCCGACGGCGCCGTGCAAGTCGCCCCGGGGCAGAACGATCGGCTGGTCGGGGACAAGACCTTTGCCTCCGGCCTCGGCACCGTCACGCATGCGATCGTCACCGTATCCTCCGGTCTCGCCGTACGCCTCGGGCTGATCGACGTGCGCGACGGAGGCCGCGCCGATGCGCAGACATGGCAGATGCTGGGGATGCGGGCCACCGCCTCTGGCCGCTTCGACACCAGTGGCATCGCGCTTCAGGACGTGATCTGGCTCGGCGCCCCCGGCGCCTACGTGACAGAGCCGCATTTCATCGGCGGCGTCTGGCGCATCGCCGCCCTGCAAGTCGGCGCAGCCCTCGGCCTGCTCGAGGCTGCCGCCGACGGTCTGCGCGCGCGTGACCGCTTGTCGGCCCCCGCACAGATGGCGCGCCTGTCCTCCGTCGCGATCAGGGCGATGGCCGCCGCGGCCCTTGTGACCCGCGCAGCCCGTGCCGCGGCGCCTGACGCGGACGGGGCGGCGCACCGCGCACCGATCCTGTCGGCGGCCGCGCGGCTGGCGACAGAGGAGGTGGCTCTCGACGCGATCCGCGCCGTGGAACAATCCGTCGGATTGGCGCATTTCGCCGACGGCGCGGTCACCGGGCGCAAGGCCCGCGACCTCTCGGTCTATTTGCGGCAGGCGGCGCGTGACGCCTTCCAGACCCGCGTGGGAGAGGCCTGTTTCAACGAGGAGAGAACCCTGTGGGACTTCATATGA
- a CDS encoding glycosyltransferase encodes MHTLAIVDPCCARGYTPDALHAGGLGGTEATVLRVATALATDMTILHYQCGRLVTEQTDAGVMHPFENAFTPGLVATIVVINAWKVACKLRKVQPDARIILWLHIHPGRHNRPMAQALAATGVEVICVSASHAASLRRFLADGPPLAIDHIHNPIAPGLMPDGTAHDPDRLLFASSPHKGLAQVFARFRAARAAIPSLTLAVADPGYLVWETGPVPEGVTFLGPLPHADLIAQMRRALCLFYPQTTFAETFGLVMAEAQAVGLPVLAHDTLGANAEVVTDTGQLLDAGDDARILARLRAWRDVRPVVRGNPAFALTAVCDRWRKLLAAPARAEISLEKVA; translated from the coding sequence ATGCACACCCTCGCAATTGTCGATCCCTGCTGCGCGCGCGGTTACACGCCGGACGCGTTGCACGCCGGCGGTCTGGGCGGGACAGAGGCGACCGTGCTGCGCGTTGCGACAGCCTTGGCGACCGACATGACGATTCTGCACTACCAATGCGGGCGTCTGGTCACCGAGCAAACGGACGCAGGCGTCATGCATCCCTTTGAGAATGCTTTCACCCCCGGACTCGTTGCGACCATCGTGGTCATCAACGCCTGGAAGGTCGCCTGCAAACTGCGCAAGGTCCAACCTGACGCGCGGATCATCCTGTGGCTGCACATCCATCCCGGCCGGCACAACCGTCCGATGGCCCAGGCCCTTGCCGCGACCGGGGTAGAGGTCATCTGCGTCTCGGCCAGCCACGCGGCGTCCCTGCGCCGCTTCCTCGCGGATGGTCCGCCACTGGCGATTGACCACATCCACAACCCCATCGCGCCGGGACTGATGCCAGACGGGACGGCCCATGATCCGGACCGTCTGCTGTTCGCCAGTTCACCGCACAAGGGGCTGGCGCAGGTCTTCGCCCGGTTTCGTGCGGCACGCGCGGCCATCCCGTCGCTGACGCTGGCCGTGGCCGATCCCGGCTACCTTGTCTGGGAGACCGGACCGGTGCCGGAGGGCGTGACCTTTCTCGGCCCATTGCCCCACGCGGATCTGATCGCCCAGATGCGCCGGGCGCTTTGCCTCTTCTATCCTCAGACGACCTTTGCCGAGACCTTCGGCCTCGTGATGGCCGAGGCGCAGGCGGTGGGTCTGCCGGTGCTGGCACATGATACGTTGGGCGCGAACGCAGAGGTTGTCACGGACACCGGTCAACTCCTTGATGCCGGGGATGATGCCCGGATTCTGGCGCGGCTGAGGGCGTGGCGCGATGTGCGGCCTGTCGTGAGGGGCAATCCGGCCTTCGCCCTGACCGCCGTATGCGACCGCTGGCGCAAGCTTCTGGCCGCACCCGCCCGGGCGGAGATCTCTTTGGAAAAGGTGGCCTGA
- a CDS encoding glycosyltransferase family 2 protein, whose amino-acid sequence MTELSVDIIIPTHNRAHLIDTAVRAALDQSWWKTHVTVIDDGSTDGTQARLARYFDDPRFTYVRLAQNVGTAQAKNAGLLLTGGDAVTFHDSDDIPHRDKVLHQVRILSQPAIGAHECLNWRMVGHEPGSTLQVGAALVQHELVLPDGRRVAIRRDLSLFDDVFPNMQMGGQVPGEWTHINSGLFRQEVLARNGGFAPCIEEDREFRNRLMFNGEIIWIVQELLLTKIETPDSLTQSQETDYDSARRKTDRAMVWDKVSQWRTTGRVDPVPVDLPDLALAFVSNPAHLRARDLPMTEATRAAVARCLPGAAMARPVAAE is encoded by the coding sequence ATGACCGAACTGTCCGTCGATATCATCATCCCGACTCACAACCGCGCGCATCTGATCGACACCGCGGTCCGTGCGGCCCTCGACCAGTCATGGTGGAAGACGCACGTGACCGTGATCGACGATGGCAGCACCGACGGCACACAGGCGCGGCTGGCACGCTACTTCGATGATCCGCGATTTACCTATGTCCGGCTGGCGCAGAACGTCGGTACGGCGCAGGCCAAGAATGCGGGTCTGCTGCTGACCGGCGGCGATGCGGTGACCTTCCACGATTCCGACGATATTCCGCACCGCGACAAGGTCCTGCATCAGGTGCGCATCCTCTCCCAACCGGCCATTGGCGCGCATGAGTGTCTGAACTGGCGCATGGTCGGCCATGAACCGGGCAGCACCCTGCAGGTCGGCGCAGCCTTGGTGCAGCACGAACTTGTCCTGCCCGACGGCCGTCGCGTCGCGATCCGGCGCGACCTGTCGCTGTTCGACGACGTTTTTCCCAACATGCAGATGGGCGGGCAGGTGCCGGGGGAATGGACCCACATCAACTCTGGCCTGTTCCGGCAGGAGGTGCTGGCGCGCAACGGCGGTTTTGCGCCCTGCATTGAAGAGGACCGCGAATTCCGCAACCGCCTGATGTTCAACGGCGAGATCATCTGGATCGTGCAGGAACTTCTGCTGACCAAGATCGAGACGCCGGACAGCCTGACCCAGTCGCAGGAGACCGACTACGACAGCGCGCGGCGCAAGACCGACCGCGCGATGGTCTGGGACAAGGTGAGCCAGTGGCGGACGACGGGCCGCGTCGATCCGGTCCCCGTTGACCTGCCGGACCTCGCACTCGCCTTCGTCAGCAACCCCGCGCACCTGCGCGCCCGCGATCTGCCGATGACCGAGGCCACCCGCGCCGCCGTTGCGCGCTGCCTGCCCGGCGCCGCGATGGCGCGCCCGGTCGCGGCGGAATGA
- a CDS encoding glycosyltransferase family 2 protein: MFVLPIFLAAICMCVVVLPGLVTALCGLLILIQLAGLVIRACANGHSVGLRLQDAAAPRPVFTVHVATHNEPPAMVMATVAALAAQDWDVSGFEVIVIDNNTADPALWQPVRDACDRLGRPVRFLHRTGVVGAKAGALNIALAESRPDATHVVTVDADYVVDPDFLTRAAAALALTGADYVQFPQAYKGCADVASGVDAELAEYFQTNARMADVAEAVLLTGTLCVISAPALRAVGGWSGRTITEDADLGVRLCRMGFTGRFINQIVGRGLLPLSLHDLERQRHRWASGNLQTLMAHAPALVSWHGGMGLQGRAAIVSQLTAWLNLSLLPATALLFGLATGQGSDALIVLAGVSVWLTLLDIALRLLGQGRPETATLRVRAAAICHRLALVPVAASATLEAICGRSLRFVVTDKSGAARPGGVSSASAILFAAAALAVPLAPSHGMIVTGAVLVLLLPLPAGCVTARTLDRYRLHVAPSLSGA, encoded by the coding sequence ATGTTCGTCCTGCCGATTTTTCTGGCGGCCATCTGCATGTGCGTCGTGGTCCTGCCGGGACTGGTGACGGCGCTGTGCGGTCTGCTGATCCTGATTCAGCTTGCGGGCCTTGTCATTCGTGCGTGTGCCAATGGGCACTCGGTGGGCCTGCGATTGCAGGATGCGGCGGCGCCGCGCCCGGTCTTCACGGTCCATGTGGCGACGCACAATGAACCGCCCGCGATGGTCATGGCGACCGTGGCCGCGCTGGCCGCACAGGACTGGGACGTATCCGGGTTCGAGGTTATCGTGATCGACAACAACACCGCCGATCCCGCATTGTGGCAGCCGGTGCGCGACGCCTGTGACCGCCTTGGCCGCCCTGTCCGTTTTCTGCACCGCACCGGTGTCGTCGGCGCCAAGGCCGGTGCGTTGAATATCGCACTGGCGGAATCCCGCCCGGATGCGACGCATGTCGTGACAGTTGATGCCGATTACGTCGTCGATCCCGACTTTCTGACGCGGGCCGCTGCGGCGCTTGCCCTGACGGGCGCCGACTATGTGCAGTTTCCGCAGGCGTACAAGGGCTGTGCGGACGTTGCTTCGGGCGTCGATGCGGAACTCGCCGAATATTTCCAGACCAACGCGCGCATGGCTGATGTGGCCGAGGCGGTGCTGCTGACCGGCACGCTTTGCGTGATTTCCGCACCGGCCTTGCGGGCCGTCGGCGGCTGGTCAGGACGCACCATCACCGAGGATGCGGATCTGGGCGTGCGGCTGTGTCGGATGGGCTTTACCGGCCGGTTCATCAACCAGATCGTCGGACGCGGTTTGTTGCCACTCTCGTTGCACGATCTGGAGCGGCAGCGTCATCGCTGGGCCAGCGGCAACCTGCAGACGCTGATGGCGCATGCCCCGGCGCTTGTATCGTGGCACGGCGGCATGGGACTGCAGGGGCGCGCGGCAATCGTATCGCAACTGACGGCCTGGCTGAACCTGTCGCTGCTGCCTGCCACAGCACTTCTGTTCGGTCTCGCGACAGGACAGGGCAGCGACGCGCTGATCGTGCTGGCGGGCGTCTCGGTCTGGCTGACGCTGCTCGACATCGCCCTGCGGCTGCTGGGGCAAGGACGACCTGAAACCGCTACGCTTCGCGTCCGTGCCGCAGCAATTTGCCACCGTCTGGCATTGGTCCCCGTGGCCGCCTCCGCCACGCTGGAAGCGATCTGCGGCCGGTCCTTGCGTTTTGTCGTGACCGACAAGTCGGGTGCCGCACGGCCCGGCGGCGTCTCCTCTGCCAGCGCCATCCTGTTTGCCGCAGCAGCCCTCGCGGTGCCGCTGGCGCCGAGCCACGGCATGATTGTGACCGGTGCCGTGCTGGTGCTGCTTCTGCCCCTGCCGGCAGGCTGTGTCACGGCGCGGACCCTTGATCGTTATCGCCTGCACGTCGCCCCATCCCTGAGCGGAGCCTGA